The Calothrix sp. PCC 7507 DNA segment GCATGGCTTCAATATCATCAGCTAAACCGGAACCACGCGCTGCTTCCCAAGCTTCATCCATTGTGATTAAAGCTCCACTGGCAATGTTATCAAAGACTGAACCGGACATCATCCGGCTATTTTGCATCACCACACCCAACTGTCGGCGCACCGCATTGACTTCTAACCCAGCTAAGTCTTGTCCATCGTAGTAAATAGTGCCAGATTCGGGAACATCAAATCCCAGCAATAACCGGAACAAAGTTGATTTACCGCTGCCAGAAGGGCCGACAAAGGCGATATATTCCCCAGCTTCTGCCTGGATGCTGACATCATCCAAAGTCAGGGGGCCATCATCACGGTAGCGGAAAATTGCATGGTCTACCACCAGTTTACCTGTGAGTCTGCCGGGATCGGTTTTGCTAGTGGTTACTTCTGGGATGGCTTGGAGAATCGGCTGGGCGCGTTTCCACGCAGGTAAAACTTGCAACACATCTACTATTGTAGTGCTGAGGTTGGTAGCACCACCAATAAAGCTACCAAAAGCGGCATTAAAAGCCAGAAAAATACCTGTAGATAAGCCTGCTTGTTGCTGTGAGGTTTGCTGAATCATACTAGCAGCCACCCAAAAAAGTAAGGCATTGGTTAAAGGTGGTAGCATTTTATTGATGATGGCAACACCATCTTCAATGCCTTGGGTACTGAGCATGAGTTTTAATTGCTGACTATATTGTTTACCCCAATGGGCAAAAGCTCTAGCTTCAGCGCCAGCAACTCGGAGTTTTGTCACGCCATTAATTAACTGCACCATTAAACCAAAGATTTGTCCTTCTTGCTCTAGCAATGGCCGCACCTTCCGCACGGTGAGTGTACCAGAAATCACAGTGACAGCAATATTCACGAAGGCGATCGCACAAGCTAACAAAGCTAAAATACCACTGTAATAAAACAGTAGCCCCAAGTTAAGCAATGCAAAAAAGCTGGAGAAAATGCTTTTAAGTACCGTGCTGCTGAGTTTATGGTGAATTTGCGAAATGGAACTCACCCGCGACTTCAAATCACCAATAGAATATTGTCGAAAAAACGACGCCTTTAAATTCAATAGCCGATCCCATACTGCCGCTTGGGTAGAAGATTCGGCAAAGGTTTCGAGTCTGATGATGGCAAATGCTTCAGCTAGTTCAAATAGAACTTGTCCAAAAGCTGCTGCTACCAGCCCCAAGGCGATTTGAATTAATAATCCTCGGTTAGCATCGGGGATGGCGCTGTCGATCAAAATGGCTGTAGCTTGTGGCGTTAACATCCCTAGTAAGGTGGTGCAAACTCCAGCCCCCAAAATCAAAACTAGCTCTTTTTCGTGTCCCCGAATCGCAAACTGAACTAAATCTAATAGCTTTAAGTCTTTATCGGGTAAAGGACGATAAAATGCGTATGCCGTCGGCGCTAACTTGGCAGCACTGCGAGTATTCACAGGAGTGTGAGACTGTTCCCAAGGGTCATAAATCTCGTAATGGTTGCCTACACGTAACAATGCCACAGGATGGTCATCTTCTAGAGTGTAAGTCAGCATAGGAGTAGAGTCTTTCTTCCACCATTGATCAGTTAAAGCGACGCGACGCATCCTAATGTGAGAAGATCGAGCGATCGCTTCTAAAGGATCTTGTAGTCGTTTAAGATTTTCTGACTTAGCTGGTGGGCGAATCGTCATCCCCATCGCTTTACCCACCGCACCAGCCGCTACAAGCAAGGCTTGATCTGGATCATCAATGGGTATTGTTCCTGCAGATGAAGTTGCTTTCCGTGCTTGCAAAACAGAAGACAGTTCCCCCAAAGTCTCCTCTATGACTTGATAATTTAAACGTTCCCTTTCCTGAAATCTACGTAATTCTGATGACATCTCCGACTGCTCTAGCAAATTGATCCCGTGAAGAAAATGGCTAGTCAATCGAGACAAACCATCTAATAAACCATGATTATTTTCAATCTCTGAGGTAGTAGAAGTTGCCAGTTCAACTGCGTCATCTGCTTGTAGCCACATATCCTCACTCATGGGCACCATTCCCGATGCAAAGCTTAATGGCACTTCCGGTAAACCCATCCAACTAGCACATCCTTGCTGAATTTGTACCCAAGATATTGTGTGTGGCTGGGGCTGGAAAATATCGCCTTGACGTAAGGAAAAGTAATTAATTGTTTCTGGTTTAACTGGCATTGCGGGAGCGGTGATTTCTGATACTGCCAAGCCTAAATGGTTAATCCATCGCTCTAACATCACCACCGTCTCATCATCAGCATGAGCAATCAAGCTGCTAAAATCTTTGGCTGGGACTTTAACAACTATTGTTTCCTCCATTGACACCGCTAAAATTTGGCGCTGTTCCCGGTTATTAAATATGGAGAACATCGCCTCTTTGTCGCCGACTGTAAATAAATAACGACGGGAACCCTCTGGGATGCCATTTTTCACCGTGACTGCAAACAGTGCCATCGAACCAGATTTCACCAGCCAAACTGTCTGCGGGTCATTCAAGAGTATCGGTTCATTACCTTTAACAGTATATTGTTGTGCTTGGGGAATGACGAGTCTGATTTGCTCTAGCATCACTCACTTTGCTCCGCTATAAAAATTTAAATAAAAGTGCTTCTTGATTTTGGAATTTTGAAATATACGTAGGGTGGGCATTGCCCACCCTACGAGGATTAATAATTGGGAAATTAAGTTTTTTGCTAATTTCCGGTTTCTCATTTGCTATTTCGGCGACTCCATTTGCTATTTCGGCGAACTCATTTGTTATTTCGGCGAACCCAATCCCCAATCCCCAATCCCTTAAAGCGCCCCTCCTTCACTACGAATCAATCGTAAATATGCACCTTCAACCTCCTTTAACTCATCATGAGTGCCCCGTTGTACGACTTTGCCCCGTTCCAAGACAATGATTTCATCACAATCGCGGATGGTGCTGAGGCGGTGCGCCACAATAATACAAGTACAACCCCGTTGGCGCAGTTTGCGATCGATGATTTTTTCTGTCTCGCTATCCAGGGCGCTGGTGGCTTCATCCATCACCAAAATGGCGGGATTATTCACTAAAGCGCGGGCTATTTCTAACCGCTGACGTTGTCCTCCACTCAAGTTACTTGCGCCTTCTAAAAGTTCGGCATTATAGCCCCCTGGTAAGGAAATCACCACATCATGGATAGCCGCATCTTGACACGCACGCACCACATAACTGGTGGGAACTGTGGTATCCCAAAGTGTTAAATTGTCCCGCACACTACCTGCAAACAGAAAAATATCTTGCTCGACCAAAGCAAGAGAATTGACTAACACTTGGCGCGGAATTTGCGGTCTGGGTTGACCATCAAAGAGGATTTCCCCCTCCCAAGGTTCATACAATCCCGCCACTAATTTGGCTACGGTAGACTTGCCAGAACCACTCCCCCCGACTAAAGCCACGCGCTGTCCTGGTTTGAGGGAAAAATTAAAGTTGGTAATTAGAGGTTGACCAACTCGGTTGTAGCCAAAGGTGACATTACGTAACTCGACATATCCTTGCAAGCGTACAGTAGGCTGGGAGGCAGCTAATTGTACATTCTCCATCTCTCTGTCTACTTGTGGATCTACAGGGTTGCGTAAGACATCATCTAAACGGGTGATATCGCCTTCAACTTTTTGTAGGTCGCTTCCCAGGCTGACAAGATTATTCACAGGGAGTAAAAACTGTTGCATCAAACCCTGAAACGCTATCAGCATCCCAATGCTCAGATGTCCTTCCATGACTCGCAGACCGCCTATGGTAATCAGTAGCATGGATGACATTGTGGACAAGAAAGAAGGCAGTACTCCCAGTGTCTGATTAGTGATATCCATTTCCTGTTGAGAGTTGACCGACTTGGCATAATAACCAGCCCAACGGGAAAAGAAATCTGATTCCAAGCCAGATGCTTTCAGGGTTTCCATACTCTGTAGCCCAGAGATAGAAACACCTGCAACTTTTCCTTGATCTTGTTGCAATCTCATATTGGCATCGACGCGCCGCCGAGATACCCACTGCAAAGCTAAGAGATTGATGACGACAAAAGCGATACCAATGGAAGTCAGTATTTTGTCATATTGCAGCATGACGATCGCATAAAAAATTACCGTAACGACGGCGATCGCTGTAGTAGCCAATCTCCCCGATAGAATACTCGCTAAGGAGTCGTTAAGGTTAACACGGCTGCTGATTTCCCCAGCAAATCGTTGGTCATAAAAACTCACTGGTAGACGGAGAATATGCCACAAAAACTGACTGGACATGCTCACAGACAGTTTGATTCTCATCCGCCGCAGGGATTGCAATTGCAGCAGTGTTAACAATCCCGTAACTGCAGCGGTGATGATAATTCCCAAAATCAGCGGTGATAACCATTCATGACGGCGCTGAATCAACACGTTATCCACAAATACCTGAGAAAATGTCGGCATTGCCAAGCCGGGTATTACCAACAATAATCCTGCAAATACACAATAAGCCAACGCCCCCAAAGAGAAGCGCAGCCGTTGCCATAAAGCTAAGATGATGCTGGGTTTACTGCCGCCTTTTTTAAATTCTTTCCCCGGCTGTAAAACTAAAACTACGCCCGTGTAAGCGTTACTAAATTCTTCTAAGGAAACGTGACGCGGGCCAGAGGCGGGATCATTGAGATAAACTCGCTGCTTGTTGTATCCCTCTACAACTAAGAAATGGTTGAAGTTCCAAAACACAATGAAAGGAGTGGCCATTTCTTGCAGCTGATTCAATTCTGCCTTAAAGCCTTTAGCCTCTAATCCATAGCTGCGAGCAGCATTGAGGATATTAGAAGCTTTACTTCCATCCCGCGATACACCACAATCTTGACGCAGTTTTGCTAAAGGGACAATGCGACCGTAGTAACCTAAAATAATTCCCAAAGCCGCAGCCCCACATTCCACCGCTTCCATCTGCAGCAGTGTGGGAGTACGACGCCTACGACCTTGACGCCTCAGTAGTTTTGGCAATTTGGGCAGCGACATAATCAGTTATCAGTTATTCAGTGAACAGTGAACAGTTAACAGTGAACAGTTAACTGATTTAATAAATTCCACTCCAGGATTTAAGAATAGGTAATACAAAAGTAATGGGTGCTTGTTCCTCAATGGTGACTCTTACGGAAGTCGTGGTTCCCGGAGACATTTTCAGTTGCGGACCCTTGGAAGAAGACCACTGATAGCCGCTGTAGGTGGATTTATTCGGCTGCAGTTCTGATAAAACTTGGATTTGTGGTTCTGAGCCTACCAAACTGCCCACAATTTCTGGATTACCAACTAGACTGGCTGCAGCTTCTTTGGTGACGGGGAAGGGTGAAACGTTGGTAATCTTGCCAGCAATGCCACCAAATTCTTCCCGCTTGACTGTAGAAGGTGTGATTTGCAACTTCATCCCTTTTTGCACCTTTTTACCCTCACTGACTGGTAGAAACGTCACTGCGAGCAGTTTGGCGGATGGTTCTTGGGTTTCGATCGCACCGATGCGGCTACCAGCACCAATAATTTGTCCAGAACTGACGGTGAGTTCTAAAATGCGTCCAGTGCGATCGCTCTTAATCTCGCTATTACCTGTTAATTTTCGTTGCAGTTCGGCAATACCGCGTTTCAAATCCTGAATTTGATTGGTGCGGTTAATCGAAGCTTGAAAATTTTGCTCGTTGAGTGTTGTTTCTTTTGTATCTAGTTGTTTCAGTTGAGTTTTGAGGTCAGTAATCTGGCTAAGATTCTCGCGGTAAGACTTTTCTGCCTGTACTTGGCTCACATCCAGTTGCTTTAATTGAGTAGAGAAGTTGGCAACTTTGGCAATACTATCCAGATAAGTTTGTTGCGCCTCCAATACCTGATCGCTAGAAATTGCCCCTTCAGCTCTCAGCGCTTTGCGGCGATTCAGTCTATCTTGGAAAGTGGGAGCTAGGGACTGAGCCTCTTGCAAACGTTGTTGTAGGTTTCGTCGCTGCTCGGCCAGCGCACCAATATCTTTATCTCTAATAATTGGTGTCAGGGATTGAGCTTCAAGCAGCCGTTGTTGTAAACCCAAACGCTGTTGGGCGATCGCTTTGACTTCTAATTGACTGCGCTGTCCTTGTAGTGAGATAGCATTCAGGTCTTGGGATGATAATTCTGCCAGTTTAGCTTGCTGCTGCTGGAGTTGTTTGTTGAGTTCGTCTTGGTCAATTGTTGCTAGCACTTGTCCTTTCTTGACAAAGTCGCCCACATGGACATTGACTACTTTTAACTTTCCTTCGATCGCCGGGAATTGCAACGGCACAACTTTACTAGGATATACAAGTACACCCCTGCCTTCCACCGTAATTGGAATCCGTCCCAAAATACTCCAAGCCAGCCCTGCTGCAACCAAGGAACCTAGCGCCAGCAACGGTAGCCAACTCATCGGGCTAACAACTTGCATAATTTGATCCAGGCGTTCCGGCGAAGACGAGCGCTCTAAAGCTTGTTTACGAAATAAATTATTTTTGTTAGTCACCATTTAACACCCTCCAAGATATCAGTTATCAGTTATCAGTTATCAGTTATCAAATTCACTGTTAACTGTTCACTGATTTAGCTGCGACGAATTCTTTTGAGCATCCAATCAAATCTGGCTCCAGCCAACGCCACCTGTGCCAAAAAATCAGAACTCAGTTCATTTTCATATTGCATATTGCCATCCAAAGATTGACCTTTGCTGTAACTGAGTCTGCCATAACCCAGGCGACTGACTATAGCGCGCTGTTTGTCTGCTAACAACACAGCAAGTACTCGATAAAAACGTGCAGCAAAAGCCAAATCGTGTAAAAGTTTTGCCGCTAGCCGCCATTGAGGAATAGATAATACCCACGAATCTTCTGCAGCTTTCACAGAGAAAGAGGGCGGCGGAGCCTCGATAAAAGGCGTTTCTCCCACAATGTCGCCTCGCGATAATCTCGCGAACTCCCGTTCTGTAGATTCCCCGCTCTCCAAATTAGAAAATGCTCTCGCTAAAGGATTGCGATCGTCTTCGGAAGCAGACAGTGTCAATTTCCCTTCTAATAAAATATGCAGCGCCTCAACCGGTCTACCTCCAGGAATCAGCACAGTCCCTGCGGTAATTTTGCTCACAGTCCCTGCCACAATCAACCAATCGATGTCACTATCACGTAATTCTGCAAAGATAAATAAAATTTCTCTCAGTTGGGGCTGGCTCAGAACAAGCGTGCTACTCCCCAGCTGACTAATAATTTGCTCTAATCTATCTGACAGCAGAATCGCATTTGCTCGATAAAGATGAGCCGCAAAACTGATATCTTCTTGCAATTTTGCTGCTAGTTGCTGTCGCGGAATCGCTAAAACCAGCGACTTAGTCAGCGCCTTCACAGTGGTAGCAGGTAGATAAGAATCGAGAAAAGGAATTTCTCCTACCATATCTCCACTCGCTAATCTCGCAATCTCACGCCCTGACATTTCTCCACCTTCTAAAGCCGCAAAAGCACGACCCAAAGGATTATTGTCTGACTGAGAAAGAGAAACTGTTAACTCTCCATCTAACAAAATATATAGTGCATTTACAGGTTCGCCTTGGCGGATGAGAACTGTTCCAGAGGCAATTTCTTCTTTATTCCCGGTTGTCAACATCCAGTCAATATCGCTATTACTCAGTTCCTTTAGCAGAACTTCTCTCATAATTTAACTCCCTGATGTTTGTAAAAGCGGGAGAGTGTTGTTGGTGGCTGCAAGTATCCCGAAATCAGGAATTGCCAGATGAGTTGTTTAGCTCTGTTCACCTTGATCCATCTTAATATTGACTGAATGTTTTTCATGATGAAGAAATTCAAAGAACAGGCCTTTCGTAAACAAAAATTACACGATATTTGAGTTGAGTTGATTTCCTCAATTGTTAAGTTATATATTTAAGTAAATCAAATGTAGAGCGTTAGTAATTCTATTCACAGACTGAAGCGCTGAATCTGCGGAACTTTCAGCCACAAGCCTCACATCTTCTCGTGGATAAGAGCCAGTAATTGGTGGTACATTTTTACCACCAGTTACAGCATCTAACTCTTGTTCATATAACTCAAATGCTTCATTAATATTAATAATTCTGTCTGACATGATTGACTCCGGCGGTTGTTATTTTATATATACAGTCAGGATTGATTTATTTCGGAATTTCTTGCTAAATTAACAGCTAATTTCTTTTTTAACGACGGCGTCTTCGACCGCGTCCACCACCCAACAACAGGCTACTTATCGCAAAAGTCCTGATGCTTCGCGTTGCAATCAGAGAAGTTGTAGAACTACTACCATCGGCGCGAGTCTCTGTATTTTTAAAAATTAAGCTATCAGTTTGCTCAAAAAAGGTAGCATTAAATGACTCGAAACTAAAACCACCTACAACAACATCTAATTCCTCATCTGATAATTCAATAGCATTTTGATTTTCATCTGACATAACTCACTCCTACTTGTATATCAATTTTTGTTTAGTAACAGCAGAAGTTTATGATCCGAAAAACTATTTAGTAGATTTACCTCTGCTATTTTAGTTAGTCATTAAGATATCAAAGCGCTATGACATCGTCAGATACGCTTGGAGGTAAGGGACTGGGATTAGCTACATCTCCAAAATTTGGAAATTGTATTTCTGGCAATTTTTTGAATATATCGCTTGAAGGTAATG contains these protein-coding regions:
- a CDS encoding NHLP bacteriocin export ABC transporter permease/ATPase subunit → MLEQIRLVIPQAQQYTVKGNEPILLNDPQTVWLVKSGSMALFAVTVKNGIPEGSRRYLFTVGDKEAMFSIFNNREQRQILAVSMEETIVVKVPAKDFSSLIAHADDETVVMLERWINHLGLAVSEITAPAMPVKPETINYFSLRQGDIFQPQPHTISWVQIQQGCASWMGLPEVPLSFASGMVPMSEDMWLQADDAVELATSTTSEIENNHGLLDGLSRLTSHFLHGINLLEQSEMSSELRRFQERERLNYQVIEETLGELSSVLQARKATSSAGTIPIDDPDQALLVAAGAVGKAMGMTIRPPAKSENLKRLQDPLEAIARSSHIRMRRVALTDQWWKKDSTPMLTYTLEDDHPVALLRVGNHYEIYDPWEQSHTPVNTRSAAKLAPTAYAFYRPLPDKDLKLLDLVQFAIRGHEKELVLILGAGVCTTLLGMLTPQATAILIDSAIPDANRGLLIQIALGLVAAAFGQVLFELAEAFAIIRLETFAESSTQAAVWDRLLNLKASFFRQYSIGDLKSRVSSISQIHHKLSSTVLKSIFSSFFALLNLGLLFYYSGILALLACAIAFVNIAVTVISGTLTVRKVRPLLEQEGQIFGLMVQLINGVTKLRVAGAEARAFAHWGKQYSQQLKLMLSTQGIEDGVAIINKMLPPLTNALLFWVAASMIQQTSQQQAGLSTGIFLAFNAAFGSFIGGATNLSTTIVDVLQVLPAWKRAQPILQAIPEVTTSKTDPGRLTGKLVVDHAIFRYRDDGPLTLDDVSIQAEAGEYIAFVGPSGSGKSTLFRLLLGFDVPESGTIYYDGQDLAGLEVNAVRRQLGVVMQNSRMMSGSVFDNIASGALITMDEAWEAARGSGLADDIEAMPMGMHTVVSEGGTNLSGGQRQRLLIARALVLKPRILLFDEATSALDNRTQAIVSESLERLQVTRIAIAHRLSTIRNAHRIYVFQDGRVVQQGSFQQLANQPGLFAQLMARQML
- a CDS encoding NHLP family bacteriocin export ABC transporter peptidase/permease/ATPase subunit, with protein sequence MSLPKLPKLLRRQGRRRRTPTLLQMEAVECGAAALGIILGYYGRIVPLAKLRQDCGVSRDGSKASNILNAARSYGLEAKGFKAELNQLQEMATPFIVFWNFNHFLVVEGYNKQRVYLNDPASGPRHVSLEEFSNAYTGVVLVLQPGKEFKKGGSKPSIILALWQRLRFSLGALAYCVFAGLLLVIPGLAMPTFSQVFVDNVLIQRRHEWLSPLILGIIITAAVTGLLTLLQLQSLRRMRIKLSVSMSSQFLWHILRLPVSFYDQRFAGEISSRVNLNDSLASILSGRLATTAIAVVTVIFYAIVMLQYDKILTSIGIAFVVINLLALQWVSRRRVDANMRLQQDQGKVAGVSISGLQSMETLKASGLESDFFSRWAGYYAKSVNSQQEMDITNQTLGVLPSFLSTMSSMLLITIGGLRVMEGHLSIGMLIAFQGLMQQFLLPVNNLVSLGSDLQKVEGDITRLDDVLRNPVDPQVDREMENVQLAASQPTVRLQGYVELRNVTFGYNRVGQPLITNFNFSLKPGQRVALVGGSGSGKSTVAKLVAGLYEPWEGEILFDGQPRPQIPRQVLVNSLALVEQDIFLFAGSVRDNLTLWDTTVPTSYVVRACQDAAIHDVVISLPGGYNAELLEGASNLSGGQRQRLEIARALVNNPAILVMDEATSALDSETEKIIDRKLRQRGCTCIIVAHRLSTIRDCDEIIVLERGKVVQRGTHDELKEVEGAYLRLIRSEGGAL
- a CDS encoding NHLP bacteriocin system secretion protein, which encodes MVTNKNNLFRKQALERSSSPERLDQIMQVVSPMSWLPLLALGSLVAAGLAWSILGRIPITVEGRGVLVYPSKVVPLQFPAIEGKLKVVNVHVGDFVKKGQVLATIDQDELNKQLQQQQAKLAELSSQDLNAISLQGQRSQLEVKAIAQQRLGLQQRLLEAQSLTPIIRDKDIGALAEQRRNLQQRLQEAQSLAPTFQDRLNRRKALRAEGAISSDQVLEAQQTYLDSIAKVANFSTQLKQLDVSQVQAEKSYRENLSQITDLKTQLKQLDTKETTLNEQNFQASINRTNQIQDLKRGIAELQRKLTGNSEIKSDRTGRILELTVSSGQIIGAGSRIGAIETQEPSAKLLAVTFLPVSEGKKVQKGMKLQITPSTVKREEFGGIAGKITNVSPFPVTKEAAASLVGNPEIVGSLVGSEPQIQVLSELQPNKSTYSGYQWSSSKGPQLKMSPGTTTSVRVTIEEQAPITFVLPILKSWSGIY
- a CDS encoding cyclic nucleotide-binding domain-containing protein, with product MREVLLKELSNSDIDWMLTTGNKEEIASGTVLIRQGEPVNALYILLDGELTVSLSQSDNNPLGRAFAALEGGEMSGREIARLASGDMVGEIPFLDSYLPATTVKALTKSLVLAIPRQQLAAKLQEDISFAAHLYRANAILLSDRLEQIISQLGSSTLVLSQPQLREILFIFAELRDSDIDWLIVAGTVSKITAGTVLIPGGRPVEALHILLEGKLTLSASEDDRNPLARAFSNLESGESTEREFARLSRGDIVGETPFIEAPPPSFSVKAAEDSWVLSIPQWRLAAKLLHDLAFAARFYRVLAVLLADKQRAIVSRLGYGRLSYSKGQSLDGNMQYENELSSDFLAQVALAGARFDWMLKRIRRS
- a CDS encoding CTB family bacteriocin, producing the protein MSDENQNAIELSDEELDVVVGGFSFESFNATFFEQTDSLIFKNTETRADGSSSTTSLIATRSIRTFAISSLLLGGGRGRRRRR